The DNA window CCAAGGCCGTCGATTAAAATGTTGCCGTACGGCACTTTGCCGCCAGGGCGGGCGGTGCCGCCGCGGAATTCGATCACTTCGCCTTTATCGAGCAAAAATGTCCGCTCTTCCGAGATGCCGACCGCTTTCGCCAGGCGAGCGTGCGCCTTTTGCATCCGATACTCCCCGTGCACCGGAATGAAATATTTCGGCTTCATTAAATTGAGCATCAACTTTAATTCTTCTTGGCAACCGTGCCCGGACACGTGCACTTGCCGGTCGCGGTAAATGACGTTCGCCCCGGCGCGGTACAGGGCGTCAATCGTTTTGGCGAATCCGAGCTCATAGCCCGGCATGACGGAAGCGGCGACGATGACGGTATCCCCTTCCTTGATGTTCACTTGCTTGTTCGCCTGCCGCGCCATGCGCCAAAGCGCGCTCATCGGCTCTCCGTGCCCGCCGGTTGTCAAAATGACGAGCTCTTGATCGCCATAGCGGTCGAGGTCATGAGCGGAAATCGTCACCTTATCCGGAAGATGCAAATACCCGAGGCGGACGGCAATGTCCATCACTTTATGCAGCGTTTTGCCGATCACCGCCACTTTGCGCCCGTACTGATGGGCAGCATAAAGCACTTGCTGGATGCGCGTAATGTTCGAGGCATAGCAGGCGACAAACACCCGCCCCTTCGCATGGCCGATCACATCGGCGATCTCATGGGCGACAGCTGCATCGGAGCCGCTGTATCCGGGGCGCTCAGCGTTCGTGCTGTCCGACAGCAAGCATAGCACCCCTTGCTCGCCGATTTGCGCCATTTTCCCCAAGTCAGCGCGGTTGTTGCCGTACGGTGTTTGGTCAAATTTAAAATCGCTCGTGTACACAATCGCCCCTTGCGATGTATGCAAGCTGATGCCGACAGAATCGGGGATGCTGTGAATCGTGCGGAAAAACGTCGCTTTCGCCTTGTCAAACGACAGTTCGGCGTCGGGGTGAATTTCGTTCAGGTTGGCGTTCGTGACACCTTGCTCTTTTAAAATGGCTTCCACCAAACCGAGCGTCAGCTTCGTGCCGTATACCGGCGCGGACAGCTGCTTGAGCACGTAGGCGATCGCCCCCATATGTTCCTCATGCCCGTGGGTGAGAAAGATCGCCCGGATGCGATGCTGCCGTTCAATTAAATAGGTAATATCCGGAATCACTTTGTCGATGCCAAGCATTTCATCTTCCGGATACATGACCCCGGCGTCGAGGACGAAAATGTCCTCGTCCAATTCGACGACATACATGTTTTTGCCGATTTCTCCGACTCCCCCAAGGGCAAAAATACGTATTTTCTCTACCGGTTTTATTTTTGATTTCAAGGCTGCGTCCTCCCAATCATGATGCTAACCCGCTCAAAGTCACTTGCTTTTATTATAACGAATCGGCGCTGAAAAACACAAGATTGTTCCTAAGCAGGGAGACGATTTTGCGGCGAAGAAAAAAACGCCCCAACGCGCAAACAGCAGCGTTGGGGGATGCGTCGGTGTTGATGTTATGACAAAGCGCTGAGCAAACGGCTGAGTTCGCCCCGTTCTTGCTCAGTGAGCGGAACGAGCGGAAGGCGCACCGGACCGACATCCAATCCGCGCAATTGCAGCGCGGTTTTCACCGGCACCGGGCTTGGCGCCGCAAACAGCCCTTTCATCAGCGGCAGCCATTTCCGGTGCAGCGCCGCCGCCTCCTTGTGATCACCCGCTTGGAAGACGCGGATCATTTGCTGCATTTCGTTGCCGATAATGTGCGAAGCGACCGAGACGACGCCGGCGCCGCCGATCGCCAATACCGGAAGCGTCAAGCTGTCATCACCGCTATACAACAAGAAATCGTCGGGGGTCCGCTCAATGATTTCCGCCATCGCATCCAAGTTGCCGCCCGCCTCTTTGACGGCGACGATGTTTGGAATCGCCGCGAGCCGGATGACGGTCTCAGGGGCGAGATTGACTGACGTGCGCCCCGGCACGTTATACAGCATGACCGGCAGCGGCGTGCTTTCGGCGATCGCTTTAAAATGCTGGTACAGCCCTTCCTGGTTTGGTTTGTTGTAATACGGCGCAACGAGCATGACGGCGTCAACGCCTGCTTCTTCCGCCCGCTTCGTCAGTTCGATCGACGCGCGCGTATCGTTCGTTCCCGTTCCGGCAATGACCGGCGCCCGGCCGTTGACGACAGAAACGACATGACGGAACAACGCGACTTTTTCCTCCGCCGTTAAGGTCGGCGATTCGCCGGTCGTGCCGGCGACAACGAGCGCATCCGTGCCGCTGTCGAGCAAATAGTTGACAAGCTCCGTCGTTTTTGCTAAATCAAGGTTTCCTTTCTGGTCAAATGGTGTCACCATCGCCGTTACGATGTTTCCGAACTGAACCACTGTTTTCACTCCTCGTTCCAAATCGCTTCGTATCCGCCCGCCTCCGCCTCGGACAGACAAAAGGCGTCGTGCAGGGCGTTAACCGCTTTTTCCATATCGTCCTGCCTCACTAGCACCCAAATCGTCGTATGGCTGTCGGCCGATTGCAAAATTTGAATGCCTTGCTCCGATAAAGCGGTGACAATTTTCGCCGTCACCCCCGGCACGCCGGCAATGCCGGCGCCGACGACCGACACTTTGGCGCAGCGGGGCGTCACCACCGGCTCATAACCGACGCGGCGCAAAGCGGCAATCGCTTTTTCCGTCATGTCGCCGCTTACTGTGTAAACGACGCCGTATGGCGAAATGTTGATAAAGTCGACGCTGATCCCTTCGTGGGCCATCGCTTGGAACACATCAGATTGCAGTTCATAGTGCCCCTCTTTCGCCAGCACCTTGATTTGCGTGACGTCGGCGACATACGTAATGCCGGTGACGAGCCGCTCTTTCACATCGCTTCCTTTTTGACCCCGAACCGATGAAGTGACAAGCGTTCCGGGCGCATCGGAATACGTCGAACGGACGCGCAACGGCACTTTCGCTTGCATGGCGATTTCCACCGCGCGCGGATGAATGACTTTCGCTCCTTGGTACGCCATATTGCAAATTTCCGTGTAAGTGACGACTTCAAGCGGCCGGGCGCTTTCGACGATGCGCGGGTCGGCGGTCATGACGCCGGCGACATCGGTGAAAATATCGACCCACTCGGCGTTTAAAGCAGCACCGAGCGCCGCCGCCGATGTATCGCTTCCGCCGCGGCCAAGCGTCGTGATGTCGCCGTTTTCCGCCACCCCTTGAAAGCCGGCGACGACGATGACATCGTATTGCTCGAGCGCCTCAAGCAGCCGGTCGCAGCGCATTTCGAGAATTTTCGCGTTCGTATGGTCGCCGTTCGTGCGGAATCCCGCTTGCGCGCCAGTGAACGCCGTCGCCTTAATGCCGTGTTCGTTCAGCAAGTTGCTAAATACGACGCTTGAAATGATTTCCCCGCACGCCATTAATAGATCTTGTTCGCGCTTCGTCACATGATGGCCGGCGCCGCCGATCAAGCTAAGAAGCGTATCGGTCGCGTACGGATCGCCATAGCGGCCCATGGCCGAGACAACAACGACGACTTTGTAGCCGTCTTCAAGCGCTTTTTCAATATGGCGGCGCGCCAAGTTCCGCCCGCGCTCATCGCGGACGGACGTGCCGCCGAACTTTTGGACAATGATTTTCATGCTAACACCTCGATGCTTATTCAAATCAGCCCGAGCTTCAATAAACTTTCTGCAATTTGCACCGAGTTGGAGGCTGCTCCTTTTAATAAGTTGTCAGCAACGATCCATAGATGGAAGCCGCGGCGATTGTCCAGGTCGCGGCGAATGCGGCCGACAAAGACGTCATACTTTCCGACGCAATCCGCCGGCATCGGATACAGCTGCTCGTTCGGGTCATCTTGCAAAACGACGCCCGGCGCTTCGCGAAGCACCGCCTGCAGATCGGCAGCGGTGACGCCGTCTCGTTCAATTTCGATGTACACCGATTCCGAGTGACCGCTCGCCACCGGGATGCGTACGCACGTCGCCGCGACGTTCAGCTCGGGCATATGCATAATTTTTTTCGTTTCATTAATCATTTTCATCTCTTCAAATGTAAAGCCATTGTCTTGGAACTTATCGATTTGCGGGATGGCGTTGAACGCGATTTGGTAATGTTTCCGATCCGATTTCACCGGCAAAATGTTGGCCTCAACCGGCTTGTTTTCGAGCACAGCCTTCGTCTGCGCACGCAGCTCTTCGATAGCCTGCGCCCCAGCCCCGGAAACAGCTTGGTACGTTGAAACGATGACGCGCTCTAAACCAAACGCCTTCCGGATCGGCTCCAACGCCACGACCATTTGGATCGTCGAGCAGTTCGGATTGGCGATAATGCCGTTATGCCACGTCAAGTCGCTTTCATTCACTTCCGGGACGACAAGCGGCACATTTTCTTCCATCCGAAACGCGCTCGTATTGTCGATGACGATCGCCCCGCGCCGAACCGCTTCCGGTGCCAATGCCTTCGATACCGCCCCGCCGGCGCTGAACAAGGCGATGTCCACCCCATCAAAACGCTCGGGCGCCGCCGCTTGCACTTCAATTTCCTCGCCGCGGAAACGCATTTTTTTGCCTGCCGAACGTTCCGATGATAACAGCGTTAATGTTCCGACCGGAAAGTTCCGGTCTTCGAGCGTCCGCACCATTTGTTGCCCGACTGCCCCCGTTGCTCCGACGACAGCAACATGATATTGTTTTTGAGCCATCACCCATTCTCCTTCCACATCGTCACTCTTAGAAGTGAATTCATAGTCTTTATTTTATCACATTCCGCTGCGGACGAGAGAAAATTTTTCTACGCGGCGCCGATTTTCCGCGATGGCCTTTAATCATTGTAACGGAAGCGCTCGATCACGACCGGCTGCAGCTGTTTCCCCTCAAGGGCGGCGAGCACCGTATCGCGGAGGAGCGGCATGCGCGCTACCATCGAGTTCGGTTTCGCGTGCGGAGCGTCTTGGCCGAACGGAATGAAATAAATGTTTTTTGCCGCCATCAGCCGCATCAAGTTGACGCCGTTTAAACCGAGCGCATCGTTTGTCGAGATGCCGAGCACGACCGGGCGGTGGTTGCGCATCGTCGCCTTGGCGGCCATAAGCACCGGGGAATCGGTCATGGCATTCGCCAGCTTGCTCATCGAATTGCCGGTCAGCGGGGCGATAACCATGCAATCGAGCGGAATTTTCGGCCCGAGCGGTTCGGCCTTGACAATCGTGTCAATCACCTCGTTCCCGGTCAATTGCTCGAGTTTTTTCACCCACTCTTCCCCTTCGCCAAACCGGGTGTTTGTCGTCTTCACCGTGTACGTGACGATTGGCAGCACCTCCGCCCCTTCATTGACGAGTTTTTCAATTTCCGGGAACACGGCGTCATACGTGCAGTGCGACCCGGTGAGGCCAAAGCCGATCCGTTTCCCTTTTAAGCTGTTTCCGCTCATCGCTTATTCTCCTCCCGTTTTTGTAAATCTTGATATAACAGTTGCGCAAGGACGTTGGCGATAATTTGCCCGGCCGTTTTCGGCGCCACTACCCCCGGCAGCCCGGGCGCCAAGATCGCTTTGACTCCGCGCTTTTCGGCGTAGCGGAAGTCGGTGCCGCCCGGCTTTGATGCCAAATCGATGATCAGCGTATGGGCCGGCATTTTGGCGATGACGCTCGCTGTCACGATCAAATGGGGCACGGTGTTAATGCAGACGTCAATATCGCGCACTTCTTTTTCCAAATCGTTCAAATGAAACGGCACGAGCCCCATTTCTGTAATGCGCGCGAGATGCTCCGACCGGCGCGCCCCGACTTTCACTTTCGCCCCTAGGGCGGCAAACGTCCGGGCAACGGTCATGCCGACGCGTCCTAACCCGAGGACGGCAACGTGCGAGCCGTGAATCGTAAAATCGGTATGCTGAATGACCATCATGATCGTTCCTTCGGCGGTCGGAATGGAGTTGTAAATGGCGACATCGTCGCGCTCAAACAGCTGGATATATTTGCGCCCGGTTTTTTTCATCAGTTCGTCTAAATACGAGTTGCTGATGCCGGAGTAAATTGTGCACCGTTTCGCTGTCTTTTGCACCATCTCTTCCGTAAACGGAATCGGCTCGTGGGAAAAGACGCTGTTTACCTTTCCGTCCAACGTCGTACCGTGAACCGGCAAAATAATCGCATCCAAGTCGGCCAAATCGACTTCGTCGATCGGCAGCTTCACCGCCCCGGTAAAATGGTGGGCGAGCTGATCAAAACCGACGAGCGATAACTTCGCATCGAGTTCGACGAGTTTGCGAATGACTTCAAGCTGCCGCGCATCGCCGCCGATGATGGCGACATGCATTCCTGTCAGCATCATGTTGTACGCTCACCTTCTTTATTGGCAAACTGCTCCGTTTCTTTTCCCATCTTATGTCGGAGGGAAAATATAGGTGAATATCCTTGGCGGGAAAAATGGGCAATATATTCCGTTTCCGGCCGGCGGCAGTCATTTTTTTCTGTTTTGTTCCTTACAATAGAAATAAAGACGCGAAGAGGGGGAAACAAGCGTGAGGCTGAGCGAATTAAGCGGCAAAGAAATCGTCGATGTGAGGCGGGCTGAGCGGCTCGGGGTGCTCGGGCAAACCGATTTGGAAATCAACGAGCAAACCGGGCAAGTTGAGGCGCTGCTCATTCCGACTGGAAAATGGTTCGGGTTTCGCAAAGACGGACAAGAAATTCGCGTGCCGTGGAAATATATCCGCAAAATCGGCGCCGATATGGTGATGATCGACGTCCCTGAAGAAGGGTGATCGAGCAGGCTGTACAAAATGAAAAAGCTAACAACCTCACAAAGGTCGTTAGCTTTTTTATGTGCCGGTGGCGGCTAGGAGCGGAGCGGCTGCGGCAGCATACCGTCGGGACTGATGAGGGCGAGAGCATAGTCTCCCTCGAAAACTGCGCACGCCAGCTCGTTCACTTTTTCGACCGTGACACTTTCGATCTCTTCGATAATTTCATCAAGCGATCGATGGCGGCCGAGAAGAAGCTCGTTTTTGCCGTTGCGGCTCATGCGGCTGTTTGTGCTTTCGAGCCCGAGCATCAAGCTTCCTTTCATTTGCTCTTTGCTGTTGCGGAGCTCTTTTTCCGTAATGCCGTCTTCTGTCAGCTGGCGCAGCGTCCATTGGATCGTTTCAAACAAAACGTCAAGCTGGCCGCTTCCCGTGCCGGCGTAAATGGCGAGCAGGCCGCTGTCTTGGTAGGCGGAATGGTATGAGAAGACCGAATACGCCAATCCGCGCTGTTCACGCACTTCTTGAAACAGCCGGCTGCTCATGCTGCCGCCTAAAATGTTGTTTAAAATAAGGAGCGGGTACGCGTCCGGATGGCCGATCGGCAGCCCCTTGAATCCGATGCATACGTGCGCTTGCTCGGTGTCTTTTTTGCGCGCGAGCTTTTGCGGCACGAACGACGGCGTTCCGGAGGAGGCCGGCTTATTGGCGGCCGTAAACGAGCCGAAATAGCGTTCAATCTCCCCGATAAACCGCTCATCGACGTTGCCGGCAACCGAAACAACGACGCGGTCCGGCGTATAATAGTCGGCCATATATTGGCGCAGCGTGTCGCCAGTAAACGTGCGCAACGTCTCTTCCGTGCCTAAAATCGGGTAGCCGAGCGGGTGGTTCGCGTAGCATGCTTTGCCGAGCAAGTCATGGACGATGTCATCCGGCGTATCTTCATACATTTTGATTTCCTCAAGCACGACGCTGCGCTCTTTTTGCAGCTCATCCTCAACGAACGTTGAGTGGAAAAACATATCAGCGAGCATCTCAAGCGCCAGCGGTGCATGTTCATCGAGCACTTTCGCGTAATAGCACGTATACTCCTTGGATGTAAAGGCGTTCACTTGTCCGCCGATGCTGTCGAACGCTTCCGCAATGTCCCGGGCCGTGCGTGTGGTCGTCCCTTTAAAAAACATGTGTTCTAAAAAATGGGAAATGCCGTTATTTTGTTCCGTCTCATTGCGCGAGCCTGTGCCGATCCATACGCCGATGGCCACCGATCTTACAGTCGGAATTTGCTCCAGCACGATTCGCACACCGTTTTTGCACGTATATTTGTTAATCAACTCCATGTTCCTCCTGTTTTTTTGCCAGTCTTTTCTCGTCGAATAAGGCCGTTAAGCTGCCGATGGCGTAGCCTTGGCGCTTAATCGAAACGATCAGCTCATCAAGCGCGGCCGCCGTCGGCATCGTTGGATGCATTAAAATCATGGCGCCGGGATGGACTTTCGATGTTACCCGTTCCACTATAACAGATGGCGACGGTTTTTGCCAATCAATTGTATCGACACTCCATAGAATCGTCTTCATGCCAAGATCAGCGGCAATTTCGACGACCTCGTCGCGATAGCTGCCGCTTGGCGGGGCGAACCACTTGCATTTGACCGCGGTCGCCGCTTCGATCACTTCGTTCGTTTTCTCGAGCTCGCGGCGGATGTTGTCGCTGCTGAGCGTTTTTAAATCCGGATGGCTGTAGGAATGGTTGCCGATTTCATGGCCGGCGTCTGCTATCATTTTTGCCATCTCCGGGTGATTTTTTACCCATCGCCCTTCCAAAAAGAACGTCGCCTTGACATCATGCTTTTTCAACGTCTCGAGCATATCAGGGATATATTCTTCCCCCCAGGCGACATTGATTAAAAACGAGACCATCGGCTTGTCGGGATGGCCGCGGTAAATCGGCGCCGGCGGCAAATCGTCCAAATGGATGCGCGGCGGCACTTGGCGGAACACGAGTTTCTGCTCATCGAACGTCCCTGTTTTTTTCATGTTTTTATAGGAAGCGTCAATATCGACCGCGAGCCCGTTGTAGCCGGGCGTCGCCTTCCATACTTTATCAATAACCGCATCTTGAGCGGGAATTTCGTATTGCTTTGCTTGTTTGGCGATCGTTTCGTACAACTTGTCACGTTTCTTCACAGCCGTCGTTTCCGCGGGGCGCCAGCTCTCGATGTAGTCGCCGACCGGCGGCCAATGAACTGCCACCCAAGCGATGAGGAACATGACCGCTAACGCCATATAGCGAGCATAACCGTTGTTCACCCTTGTCCCCCTCCTTTTTTACTACTACAAATATGTAGTAGAGGGACACGTTAGAACATAACAAAAGAGCCTTAAGAAACAAATTCCTAAGGCTTCATGCGTTGGCGCTCCGGCCGTCTTCCTCGTTTTTCCCGCGCCTCTTTCGGCGGCTCCTCGGCGCCGCGCTGCTCGCGCAGCACCGCTTTGCGCGACAAGTTGACGCGCCCTTGCTTATCGATCTCCGTCACTTTCACTAAAATTTCATCGCCGATCGAGACGACGTCCTCGACCTTGCCAACCCGTTCTTCAGCGAGCTCGGAAATGTGGACGAGCCCGTCTTTGCCGTTAAACAGCTCGACGAACGCGCCGAATTTTTCGATCCGTTTCACCTTGCCTAAATACACTTGTCCCACTTCAACTTCGCGGACGATATCTTCGATAATTTGCTTCGCTTTTTGGTTGGCTGCCTCGTCGACAGACGAGATGAAAATCGTGCCGTCTTGTTCGATATCGATTTTTACGCCGGTTTCATCGATGATTTTGTTGATTTGTTTGCCGCTCGGCCCGATGACTTCACGGATTTTATCTGGATTGATGTGCATGATCAAAATTTTTGGCGCATATTTGGACAGCTCTTTACGCGGCTCGCTCAACGTCTGCATCATATGGTCTAAAATTTCCATCCGTCCTTTGCGCGCCTGCTGCAGCGCTTCTTCCAAAATATCGCGCGTCAGTCCTTTAATTTTAATGTCCATTTGCAGCGCCGTGACGCCTTTTCTCGTGCCGGCGACCTTAAAGTCCATATCGCCAAGGTGATCCTCAATGCCTTGAATATCCGTCAAAATTGTATAATGATCCTCATTTTTCACAAGCCCCATGGCAATGCCGGCAACCGGCGCTTTAATCGGCACCCCGGCGTCCATCATCGCCAGCGTGCTCGCGCAAATGCTCGCTTGCGACGTCGAACCGTTCGATTCCAGCACTTCGGAAACAAGGCGGATCGTATACGGAAACTCGCGCTCCGACGGCACGACCGGCTCTAACGCCCGTTCGCCGAGCGCCCCGTGCCCGATTTCACGCCGCCCCGGCCCGCGCATCGGCCCCGTTTCACCGACAGAAAACGGCGGGAAGTTGTAATGGTGCATGAACCGTTTCGATTCTTCGAGATCGAGCCCGTCTAAAATTTGCACATCACCGAGCGCTCCGAGTGTGCAGACGCTTAACACTTGTGTTTGCCCGCGCGTGAACAGACCGGAGCCGTGCGTGCGCGGCAAGACGCCAACCGCTGACGACAGCGGACGAATTTCATCCACTTTGCGCCCGTCGGGACGAATTTTCTCAACCGTAATTAAGCGGCGCACTTCCTCTTTGACGAGCTTATGCAAAATTTCCTGCACTTGCTTCAGCTTCTCTTCATCGGCTTCTTCCGCTTCATATTTCGCGATCACGCCGGCTTTCACGTCCTCAATCGCGGCATCGCGCGCCAGTTTCTCCGGCACTTGCACCGCCTTTTTAATATCGGCTTCCGCAAGCTGGCGGATTTCCGCTTCCAATTGCGGGTCTGGCTCGTATAGGACAACTTCCATTTTTTCTTTGCCGACTTGGGCGGCGATTTCCTCTTGGAAAGCGATGAGCCGTTTCACTTCTTCATGGCCGAACATGATCGCTTCCAGCATCACTTCTTCCGGCACCTCGTCCGCGCCGGCTTCAACCATGTTGATCGCGTCTTTCGTGCCTGCCACAACGAGGTGCAGATCGCTTTTTTCCATTTGTTCGACCGTCGGGTTGACGACAAACTGGCCGTCGACGCGGCCGACGATGACACCGGCGATTGGCCCTTCAAACGGGATGTCAGAAATGGTCAGCGCCACCGACGAGCCGATTAACGCCGCCACTTCCGGCGAGCAGTCTTGATCGACGCTCATCACCATGGACACGACTTGCACTTCGTTGCGGAATCCTTCAGCAAACAGCGGCCGAATCGGACGGTCGATGAGCCGGCTCGCCAAAATCGCTTTCTCGCTCGGACGGCCTTCGCGCTTAATAAACCCACCCGGAATTTTCCCGAC is part of the Geobacillus sp. 46C-IIa genome and encodes:
- a CDS encoding ribonuclease J gives rise to the protein MKSKIKPVEKIRIFALGGVGEIGKNMYVVELDEDIFVLDAGVMYPEDEMLGIDKVIPDITYLIERQHRIRAIFLTHGHEEHMGAIAYVLKQLSAPVYGTKLTLGLVEAILKEQGVTNANLNEIHPDAELSFDKAKATFFRTIHSIPDSVGISLHTSQGAIVYTSDFKFDQTPYGNNRADLGKMAQIGEQGVLCLLSDSTNAERPGYSGSDAAVAHEIADVIGHAKGRVFVACYASNITRIQQVLYAAHQYGRKVAVIGKTLHKVMDIAVRLGYLHLPDKVTISAHDLDRYGDQELVILTTGGHGEPMSALWRMARQANKQVNIKEGDTVIVAASVMPGYELGFAKTIDALYRAGANVIYRDRQVHVSGHGCQEELKLMLNLMKPKYFIPVHGEYRMQKAHARLAKAVGISEERTFLLDKGEVIEFRGGTARPGGKVPYGNILIDGLGIGDVGNIVLRDRRLLSQDGILIAVVTLNKEAKTIAAGPEIISRGFVYMRESETLLEEAEQMVAAIIKRCLESYMLEWSSLKANIREALSQFLFEKTKRKPMILPIIMEV
- the dapA gene encoding 4-hydroxy-tetrahydrodipicolinate synthase; protein product: MVQFGNIVTAMVTPFDQKGNLDLAKTTELVNYLLDSGTDALVVAGTTGESPTLTAEEKVALFRHVVSVVNGRAPVIAGTGTNDTRASIELTKRAEEAGVDAVMLVAPYYNKPNQEGLYQHFKAIAESTPLPVMLYNVPGRTSVNLAPETVIRLAAIPNIVAVKEAGGNLDAMAEIIERTPDDFLLYSGDDSLTLPVLAIGGAGVVSVASHIIGNEMQQMIRVFQAGDHKEAAALHRKWLPLMKGLFAAPSPVPVKTALQLRGLDVGPVRLPLVPLTEQERGELSRLLSALS
- the dapG gene encoding aspartate kinase, translating into MKIIVQKFGGTSVRDERGRNLARRHIEKALEDGYKVVVVVSAMGRYGDPYATDTLLSLIGGAGHHVTKREQDLLMACGEIISSVVFSNLLNEHGIKATAFTGAQAGFRTNGDHTNAKILEMRCDRLLEALEQYDVIVVAGFQGVAENGDITTLGRGGSDTSAAALGAALNAEWVDIFTDVAGVMTADPRIVESARPLEVVTYTEICNMAYQGAKVIHPRAVEIAMQAKVPLRVRSTYSDAPGTLVTSSVRGQKGSDVKERLVTGITYVADVTQIKVLAKEGHYELQSDVFQAMAHEGISVDFINISPYGVVYTVSGDMTEKAIAALRRVGYEPVVTPRCAKVSVVGAGIAGVPGVTAKIVTALSEQGIQILQSADSHTTIWVLVRQDDMEKAVNALHDAFCLSEAEAGGYEAIWNEE
- the asd gene encoding aspartate-semialdehyde dehydrogenase, producing MAQKQYHVAVVGATGAVGQQMVRTLEDRNFPVGTLTLLSSERSAGKKMRFRGEEIEVQAAAPERFDGVDIALFSAGGAVSKALAPEAVRRGAIVIDNTSAFRMEENVPLVVPEVNESDLTWHNGIIANPNCSTIQMVVALEPIRKAFGLERVIVSTYQAVSGAGAQAIEELRAQTKAVLENKPVEANILPVKSDRKHYQIAFNAIPQIDKFQDNGFTFEEMKMINETKKIMHMPELNVAATCVRIPVASGHSESVYIEIERDGVTAADLQAVLREAPGVVLQDDPNEQLYPMPADCVGKYDVFVGRIRRDLDNRRGFHLWIVADNLLKGAASNSVQIAESLLKLGLI
- a CDS encoding dipicolinate synthase subunit B — encoded protein: MSGNSLKGKRIGFGLTGSHCTYDAVFPEIEKLVNEGAEVLPIVTYTVKTTNTRFGEGEEWVKKLEQLTGNEVIDTIVKAEPLGPKIPLDCMVIAPLTGNSMSKLANAMTDSPVLMAAKATMRNHRPVVLGISTNDALGLNGVNLMRLMAAKNIYFIPFGQDAPHAKPNSMVARMPLLRDTVLAALEGKQLQPVVIERFRYND
- the dpaA gene encoding dipicolinic acid synthetase subunit A; translation: MMLTGMHVAIIGGDARQLEVIRKLVELDAKLSLVGFDQLAHHFTGAVKLPIDEVDLADLDAIILPVHGTTLDGKVNSVFSHEPIPFTEEMVQKTAKRCTIYSGISNSYLDELMKKTGRKYIQLFERDDVAIYNSIPTAEGTIMMVIQHTDFTIHGSHVAVLGLGRVGMTVARTFAALGAKVKVGARRSEHLARITEMGLVPFHLNDLEKEVRDIDVCINTVPHLIVTASVIAKMPAHTLIIDLASKPGGTDFRYAEKRGVKAILAPGLPGVVAPKTAGQIIANVLAQLLYQDLQKREENKR
- a CDS encoding YlmC/YmxH family sporulation protein, translating into MRLSELSGKEIVDVRRAERLGVLGQTDLEINEQTGQVEALLIPTGKWFGFRKDGQEIRVPWKYIRKIGADMVMIDVPEEG
- a CDS encoding pitrilysin family protein, with the protein product MELINKYTCKNGVRIVLEQIPTVRSVAIGVWIGTGSRNETEQNNGISHFLEHMFFKGTTTRTARDIAEAFDSIGGQVNAFTSKEYTCYYAKVLDEHAPLALEMLADMFFHSTFVEDELQKERSVVLEEIKMYEDTPDDIVHDLLGKACYANHPLGYPILGTEETLRTFTGDTLRQYMADYYTPDRVVVSVAGNVDERFIGEIERYFGSFTAANKPASSGTPSFVPQKLARKKDTEQAHVCIGFKGLPIGHPDAYPLLILNNILGGSMSSRLFQEVREQRGLAYSVFSYHSAYQDSGLLAIYAGTGSGQLDVLFETIQWTLRQLTEDGITEKELRNSKEQMKGSLMLGLESTNSRMSRNGKNELLLGRHRSLDEIIEEIESVTVEKVNELACAVFEGDYALALISPDGMLPQPLRS
- a CDS encoding polysaccharide deacetylase family protein, coding for MNNGYARYMALAVMFLIAWVAVHWPPVGDYIESWRPAETTAVKKRDKLYETIAKQAKQYEIPAQDAVIDKVWKATPGYNGLAVDIDASYKNMKKTGTFDEQKLVFRQVPPRIHLDDLPPAPIYRGHPDKPMVSFLINVAWGEEYIPDMLETLKKHDVKATFFLEGRWVKNHPEMAKMIADAGHEIGNHSYSHPDLKTLSSDNIRRELEKTNEVIEAATAVKCKWFAPPSGSYRDEVVEIAADLGMKTILWSVDTIDWQKPSPSVIVERVTSKVHPGAMILMHPTMPTAAALDELIVSIKRQGYAIGSLTALFDEKRLAKKQEEHGVD
- the pnp gene encoding polyribonucleotide nucleotidyltransferase encodes the protein MEQEKRVFSIDVAGRPLVIETGELAKQANGAALVRYGDTVVLSTATASREAKNVDFFPLTVNYEERLYAVGKIPGGFIKREGRPSEKAILASRLIDRPIRPLFAEGFRNEVQVVSMVMSVDQDCSPEVAALIGSSVALTISDIPFEGPIAGVIVGRVDGQFVVNPTVEQMEKSDLHLVVAGTKDAINMVEAGADEVPEEVMLEAIMFGHEEVKRLIAFQEEIAAQVGKEKMEVVLYEPDPQLEAEIRQLAEADIKKAVQVPEKLARDAAIEDVKAGVIAKYEAEEADEEKLKQVQEILHKLVKEEVRRLITVEKIRPDGRKVDEIRPLSSAVGVLPRTHGSGLFTRGQTQVLSVCTLGALGDVQILDGLDLEESKRFMHHYNFPPFSVGETGPMRGPGRREIGHGALGERALEPVVPSEREFPYTIRLVSEVLESNGSTSQASICASTLAMMDAGVPIKAPVAGIAMGLVKNEDHYTILTDIQGIEDHLGDMDFKVAGTRKGVTALQMDIKIKGLTRDILEEALQQARKGRMEILDHMMQTLSEPRKELSKYAPKILIMHINPDKIREVIGPSGKQINKIIDETGVKIDIEQDGTIFISSVDEAANQKAKQIIEDIVREVEVGQVYLGKVKRIEKFGAFVELFNGKDGLVHISELAEERVGKVEDVVSIGDEILVKVTEIDKQGRVNLSRKAVLREQRGAEEPPKEAREKRGRRPERQRMKP